One Pieris napi chromosome 22, ilPieNapi1.2, whole genome shotgun sequence genomic region harbors:
- the LOC125060982 gene encoding uncharacterized protein LOC125060982: MFWRTVLLGAFVTSVSGHGRVLQPPGRASMWRMGFSSPPDYDDDGLNCGGFDRQYRTNRGKCGVCGDAYDMRPPRTHELGGTYGKGTVVGTYRSGQILEVTVEITAFHKGYWYFKICSDPKRETQRCFDKYPLHLEDGGVRYYPPKGGTHRMRYRLPKGLSCDHCVLQWRYVAGNNWGRCDNGTESVGCGNQETFGACSDISISPYRYLDAESIPLDIKSAEGLFKLLQKANVAPYTTKPKKKPNKKKSRRQPRKRNKRKRKKAKSMDSWISNWL, from the exons ATGTTCTGGCGGACAGTACTACTTGGGGCCTTCGTGACGTCAGTGTCTGGTCATGGGCGGGTGCTACAGCCTCCCGGTAGAGCCTCCATGTGGCGTATGGGGTTCAGCAGCCCACCAGACTATGATGATGACGGCCTCAATTGCGGCGGTTTCGATAGACAATACAGGACAAATCGAGGAAA ATGCGGGGTCTGTGGCGACGCGTACGACATGCGGCCCCCTCGCACCCACGAATTAGGGGGCACATATGGTAAAGGCACCGTCGTTGGAACATACAGATCTGGACAAATCTTGGAAGTGACAGTCGAAATCACCGCCTTCCACAAGGGCTATTGGTACTTCAAAATCTGTTCAGATCCCAAAAGGGAGACCCAGAGATGCTTCGACAAGTACCCTTTACATCTAGAGGATGGTGGGGTACGCTACTACCCACCGAAGGGGGGAACCCATAGAATGCGTTATCGCTTACCTAAGGGTCTTTCATGTGACCACTGCGTTTTACAATGGCGATATGTAGCTGGTAATAACTGGGGACGATGTGATAATGGAACCGAGAGTGTTGGGTGTGGAAATCAAGAGACCTTTGGAGCCTGTTCTGATATATCCATCTCTCCGTATAGATATCTTGATGCGGAGAGTATACCGTTGGATATTAAGTCTGCAGAAG GCCTCTTCAAGTTGCTTCAAAAAGCAAATGTGGCGCCATATACCACAAAGCCTAAGAAAAAACCCAACAAGAAGAAAAGCCGTAGACAACCTAGAAAAAGGAATAAGAGGAAAAGGAAAAAG GCGAAGTCTATGGACTCTTGGATCTCGAACTGGCTTTAA